A window from Alloyangia pacifica encodes these proteins:
- a CDS encoding peptide ABC transporter substrate-binding protein, with protein sequence MTKDKSVKSGFTRRATLRMMTAGGAVGLLVPSMLGKPAFAQTPPSEPTGRVVVGLSQEPTVFNPLMPHIETDDGVAFSIFDALFRITPDGEIVPNLATEVPTIENGGLSEDGLSWRIKLRDDVKWHDGEPFTAEDVKFTLELITDPNFRAWRTAGHVLVRDIEVVSPTEITWRMEEPFAPYLSFLSETFILPKHILAEAEDPNDAPFNQAPVGTGAFKWGSRQAGDNLQLVANLEYHGDGPYIEQLVFKYIPDMTVLYTQFRSGEIDLVGQAYITPDNYEEAKSLDERVVELVPRGTLESIYLNQTLPVFQDKAVREALYLAIDRKSIIDLLNFGVPGEAETFMPETSAYYNPDLPKHEFDLHKAASLLDEAGWTPGSDGIREKDGVRLSFTNSTTTGAHLREQAQQFIQQTYAQIGVEMKIENLPPAVMWGEFWGQSQFESAMVGITYLIGADPDVTNRFHSKAIAADSGSGSNNARYSNPEVDKLLEEGARTFDIEKRKAIYKEIQGIIRDDLPFLPLFRYTNVFGRKEGLEGFEANSNTRTESSHAALWYWG encoded by the coding sequence ATGACCAAAGACAAGTCCGTAAAATCCGGTTTCACCCGCCGGGCGACGCTGCGCATGATGACGGCCGGCGGTGCGGTCGGCCTGCTGGTGCCGAGCATGCTCGGCAAGCCTGCCTTCGCCCAGACCCCGCCGTCAGAGCCGACCGGCCGCGTCGTCGTCGGGCTCTCGCAAGAGCCGACGGTCTTCAATCCGCTCATGCCGCATATCGAAACCGACGACGGCGTCGCCTTCTCGATCTTCGATGCGCTTTTCCGCATCACGCCCGACGGCGAGATCGTGCCCAACCTCGCCACCGAGGTCCCTACAATCGAGAATGGCGGCCTCTCCGAGGACGGCCTCTCGTGGCGGATCAAGCTGCGCGACGACGTCAAATGGCACGACGGCGAACCTTTCACCGCCGAAGACGTGAAATTCACGCTGGAGCTGATCACCGACCCCAATTTCCGCGCTTGGCGGACGGCCGGCCACGTGCTTGTGCGCGATATCGAGGTCGTTTCCCCCACCGAAATCACCTGGCGGATGGAAGAACCCTTCGCGCCCTATCTGTCCTTCCTCAGTGAAACCTTCATCCTGCCGAAGCATATTCTCGCCGAGGCTGAAGACCCCAACGACGCCCCGTTCAACCAGGCCCCGGTGGGCACCGGCGCATTTAAATGGGGCAGCCGTCAGGCCGGCGACAACCTGCAACTGGTAGCGAACCTCGAGTATCACGGCGACGGGCCCTATATCGAGCAGCTGGTCTTCAAGTACATTCCTGACATGACGGTGCTCTACACCCAATTCCGTAGCGGCGAAATCGACCTCGTCGGCCAAGCCTACATCACCCCGGATAACTACGAAGAGGCCAAGAGCCTTGACGAGCGCGTCGTCGAGCTGGTGCCACGCGGCACGCTGGAGTCGATCTACCTCAACCAGACGCTGCCAGTCTTTCAGGACAAGGCTGTGCGCGAGGCGCTCTATCTCGCCATCGACCGCAAATCGATCATCGACCTGCTCAACTTCGGCGTGCCCGGCGAGGCGGAAACTTTCATGCCCGAGACCTCGGCCTACTACAATCCGGATTTGCCCAAGCATGAGTTCGACCTCCACAAGGCCGCGAGCCTGCTCGACGAGGCGGGCTGGACACCCGGCTCCGACGGGATCCGCGAAAAGGACGGCGTGCGGCTGAGCTTCACCAACTCAACGACTACCGGCGCGCATCTGCGCGAACAGGCCCAGCAATTCATCCAGCAGACCTATGCCCAAATCGGCGTGGAGATGAAGATCGAAAACCTGCCGCCGGCGGTCATGTGGGGCGAATTCTGGGGTCAGTCGCAATTTGAGTCCGCCATGGTGGGCATCACCTACCTTATCGGCGCCGACCCGGATGTCACCAACCGCTTCCACAGCAAGGCCATCGCAGCCGATAGCGGCAGCGGCTCGAACAACGCGCGGTACTCCAACCCCGAGGTCGACAAATTGCTTGAGGAAGGCGCGCGGACCTTCGACATCGAAAAACGCAAGGCAATCTACAAGGAGATCCAGGGGATCATCCGCGATGACCTGCCGTTCTTGCCGCTGTTCCGCTACACCAACGTTTTCGGACGCAAGGAAGGACTGGAAGGGTTCGAGGCCAACTCCAACACCCGCACCGAGTCCTCCCATGCGGCCCTCTGGTACTGGGGCTGA
- a CDS encoding ABC transporter permease translates to MAAFLFSRFLQSAILLVIVSIIGFLVLYLMPGGPLSQYALDPGMTQEDIARITEQLGLNRPLYVQYLDWVWSLLQGDWGTSFRDGSPVTQVIARHVPATLLLMGSSTVIAVAVGTWIGVRGATHRYSGFDYIATVGAMIALSIPTFWFGLIGIYIFALRLDWLPAGNMYTIGDGSVLNYLHHLILPSIVLALVHIAIWSRFMRTATLDAISQDFVKTARAKGVSERRVVMKHVVGNALLPMITLAGVQVPSLLTGALVTETVFTWPGMGRLFLDSLGYSDYPVVMGLLMFSALLTIVANLCADIAVALVDPRIRLA, encoded by the coding sequence ATGGCCGCCTTCCTTTTCAGCCGCTTCCTTCAAAGTGCCATCCTTCTGGTGATTGTCTCGATCATCGGGTTCCTGGTCCTCTATCTCATGCCCGGGGGACCCCTCTCGCAATACGCGCTCGATCCCGGCATGACGCAGGAAGACATCGCAAGGATCACTGAGCAGCTGGGGCTCAACCGCCCTCTCTACGTCCAGTATCTCGATTGGGTTTGGAGCCTCCTTCAGGGCGATTGGGGTACTTCTTTTCGCGATGGCAGCCCGGTGACCCAAGTTATCGCCCGACATGTGCCCGCGACGCTGCTGCTGATGGGGTCGTCCACCGTTATCGCCGTCGCCGTCGGCACATGGATCGGCGTCCGCGGCGCGACGCACCGCTATTCCGGCTTCGACTATATCGCCACCGTGGGCGCGATGATCGCCCTGTCGATCCCGACCTTTTGGTTCGGCCTCATCGGCATCTACATTTTCGCGCTGCGCCTAGACTGGCTGCCCGCGGGGAACATGTACACCATCGGCGACGGGTCGGTGCTGAACTATCTTCATCACCTCATCCTGCCGTCCATTGTGCTGGCGCTGGTCCATATCGCGATCTGGAGCCGCTTCATGCGCACCGCGACACTGGACGCGATCAGCCAGGACTTCGTAAAGACCGCCCGCGCCAAGGGGGTGTCGGAGCGGCGCGTGGTGATGAAGCATGTAGTGGGCAATGCGCTGCTTCCGATGATCACCCTAGCGGGCGTTCAGGTACCCTCGCTTCTGACCGGCGCTCTGGTGACGGAAACGGTCTTCACCTGGCCGGGCATGGGGCGGCTCTTCCTAGATAGCCTGGGCTACAGCGATTACCCGGTCGTGATGGGGCTCTTGATGTTCTCCGCCCTCCTGACGATCGTCGCAAACCTTTGTGCCGACATTGCCGTGGCCCTCGTTGATCCGCGCATCCGTCTGGCCTGA
- a CDS encoding ABC transporter permease: MSTTDITVTPLPRWWQSRVMRKFFGHRLALLGLVMISLLTLACIFGPYLLPYDSLHIDLLARFATPLTGDHYFGTDPLGRDIAVRLLMAGRISLLVGFFAMLIATILGTFIGVVAGYGGRTVNAVLMRLVDGFLSFPTIFMLLALAVALKPSPIMITIIIALTGWMEVARIVEAEVRSLREREFVLAGRMLGLGQAHIMFREILPNCMGPIIVAATLTVARAILLEAYISFLGFGIQPPLPSWGNMLNGAQQYLGSAPWLAIIPGAAITIAVTSFNFIGDGLRDALDVRNDSF, from the coding sequence ATGAGCACGACCGACATCACAGTGACGCCCCTGCCCCGCTGGTGGCAGAGCCGCGTCATGCGGAAGTTTTTCGGCCATCGCCTGGCGCTCCTGGGCTTGGTGATGATCTCGCTGCTGACGCTGGCCTGCATCTTCGGGCCCTATCTGCTGCCCTATGACTCGCTACATATCGACTTGCTCGCCCGCTTCGCGACGCCCCTGACCGGCGATCACTACTTCGGCACCGATCCTCTTGGCCGCGACATTGCCGTCCGACTGCTGATGGCGGGCCGAATTTCGCTACTGGTGGGCTTTTTCGCCATGCTCATCGCGACGATCCTGGGAACGTTCATCGGGGTCGTCGCCGGATATGGCGGCCGAACCGTAAACGCGGTACTGATGCGACTGGTCGACGGGTTCCTGTCCTTCCCCACGATCTTCATGCTGCTGGCGCTTGCCGTGGCGCTGAAGCCCAGTCCGATCATGATCACGATCATCATTGCCCTGACCGGCTGGATGGAAGTTGCCCGCATCGTGGAGGCCGAGGTCCGGTCCCTGCGCGAGAGGGAATTCGTGCTGGCCGGGCGGATGCTGGGCCTCGGGCAGGCGCATATCATGTTCCGGGAAATCCTGCCCAACTGCATGGGCCCGATCATCGTCGCCGCCACGCTGACCGTCGCCCGCGCGATCCTTCTCGAGGCGTACATCAGCTTCCTCGGCTTCGGCATCCAGCCGCCGCTGCCCAGCTGGGGCAACATGCTCAACGGCGCACAGCAGTATCTGGGCTCCGCGCCCTGGCTGGCGATCATTCCCGGCGCAGCCATCACCATCGCAGTAACCAGCTTCAATTTCATTGGCGACGGGCTTCGCGACGCGCTCGATGTTCGCAACGACAGTTTCTGA
- a CDS encoding NAD(P)/FAD-dependent oxidoreductase: MPQDARTARSAMPYWWDAAPPRSLPQAPLPAKVDVVVVGAGFAGLSAALVLARAGRSVAVFDALRPGEGASSRNGGITSGNIRPSFAAISKRFGEKVALGIEAEGKTAREFLYDFITTEGLGCDYKLVGNFKGALGYDQYDIMARAAETLSKRLSIDTYAVPHAEQQGYIGTEFYRGGTVRMDIGGLHPGKFHAEILRVTLTAGVDVHGETRVNGISRDGTGFRVATARGAVAARQVLVCTNGYTDGATPYLQRRLIPVRSRIIATEDLSAEVMDRLMPRRMMMGENRQLGYYYRPSPDGRKILLGGRDASRRGDPLEPTLRLKAGLAQIFPELENVTLSHSWFGSVAMNRDMLPRLFEHDGILYATGFCGSGVVWAPWVGSRAAHRLLGDEAGQSAFVSRAPAAVPLYRGDPWFMPAIIKGYAFQDHMAMRRARR, encoded by the coding sequence ATGCCCCAAGATGCACGCACCGCCCGCAGTGCAATGCCCTACTGGTGGGATGCCGCGCCGCCGCGTTCCCTGCCCCAGGCCCCACTCCCCGCCAAGGTCGACGTGGTCGTCGTCGGCGCGGGTTTCGCGGGCCTGTCGGCCGCGCTGGTGCTGGCACGGGCCGGTAGGTCCGTCGCCGTCTTCGACGCCCTGCGGCCGGGCGAAGGCGCCTCTTCGCGCAATGGCGGCATCACCAGCGGCAACATCCGGCCCAGCTTTGCTGCAATCTCCAAACGGTTCGGCGAGAAGGTCGCGCTCGGCATCGAGGCCGAGGGCAAGACCGCACGGGAGTTCCTGTACGACTTCATCACCACCGAAGGGCTGGGATGCGATTACAAGCTGGTCGGCAATTTCAAGGGCGCGCTCGGTTATGATCAGTACGATATCATGGCCCGCGCAGCCGAAACCCTGAGCAAGCGGCTGAGCATCGACACCTACGCCGTCCCCCACGCCGAACAGCAGGGCTACATCGGGACGGAGTTTTACCGCGGCGGCACCGTGCGGATGGATATTGGCGGCCTGCATCCCGGCAAGTTCCACGCCGAGATCCTGCGCGTCACGCTGACGGCGGGGGTTGATGTGCATGGCGAAACGCGGGTCAACGGGATCAGCCGCGACGGCACCGGGTTCCGCGTCGCCACGGCGCGGGGCGCGGTCGCGGCACGACAGGTGCTGGTCTGCACCAATGGCTATACCGACGGCGCGACCCCCTACCTCCAGCGCCGGCTCATCCCGGTCCGCAGCCGGATCATCGCCACGGAAGACCTGTCCGCCGAAGTGATGGACCGCCTGATGCCGCGCCGCATGATGATGGGCGAAAACCGGCAGCTGGGCTATTATTACCGGCCTTCGCCCGATGGCCGGAAGATCCTCTTGGGCGGGCGCGATGCCTCGCGCCGGGGAGATCCGCTGGAACCCACCCTGCGCCTGAAGGCCGGGCTGGCGCAGATCTTCCCGGAACTGGAAAACGTCACGCTCAGTCACAGCTGGTTCGGCAGCGTGGCCATGAACCGTGACATGCTGCCCCGGCTCTTTGAACATGACGGCATCCTCTATGCTACCGGCTTCTGCGGATCCGGCGTTGTCTGGGCTCCCTGGGTGGGCAGCCGCGCGGCCCACCGTCTGCTCGGCGACGAAGCAGGCCAGAGCGCCTTCGTATCGCGCGCGCCCGCGGCCGTACCGCTTTACCGCGGGGATCCGTGGTTCATGCCCGCGATAATCAAAGGCTATGCGTTTCAGGATCATATGGCGATGCGGAGGGCGCGGCGATGA
- a CDS encoding ornithine cyclodeaminase family protein: MTGTLLLTKEEVRGLLQMRDVIVAVEDAYLAYSGGDVDQPPYMGIHLTTEAAEIDFKAGYRRSGELVSLKASSGGFRDNPGRFGLPNGMGTVLLFDGTSGALTCVMDGSLLTGYRTGASGAVSVRALARSGAHRLAAIGTGNQARMQIRAIREVMQIDAIDAWGRSIEGARAFAAEIEAEFGIPVSVADTARHAVAEADVVVATTRASGVVLRAGWLRPGTHLVAIGTDQPGKQELDPELFRDARVVVDAAAQCIEKGEVQHALRAGIVTGPLDEIGEVLLGRKPGRQSDDQITIFDSTGMAIQDNTTAAVLLREAKARGIGRCFDFLTPAG, translated from the coding sequence ATGACCGGCACTCTGCTGCTGACAAAGGAGGAGGTCCGCGGCCTTCTGCAGATGCGCGACGTGATCGTCGCGGTAGAGGACGCCTATCTCGCCTACAGTGGCGGCGATGTGGACCAGCCCCCCTACATGGGCATCCACCTGACCACCGAGGCGGCCGAGATCGATTTCAAGGCGGGGTACCGTCGCAGCGGGGAGTTGGTGTCGCTCAAGGCGTCTTCGGGCGGGTTTCGCGACAATCCGGGCCGCTTCGGTCTGCCCAATGGAATGGGCACCGTGCTGCTCTTCGACGGGACAAGCGGCGCCCTGACCTGCGTTATGGACGGCAGTCTGCTGACCGGGTACCGCACTGGTGCCTCGGGCGCGGTGTCGGTCCGGGCGCTGGCGCGGTCCGGTGCGCACAGGCTCGCCGCCATCGGCACCGGAAACCAGGCACGCATGCAGATCCGTGCGATCCGCGAAGTCATGCAGATCGATGCGATCGACGCCTGGGGCCGCTCGATCGAGGGCGCGCGAGCCTTTGCCGCAGAGATCGAGGCGGAGTTCGGCATTCCGGTTTCGGTCGCGGACACCGCAAGGCATGCCGTGGCGGAGGCCGACGTCGTCGTCGCCACGACCCGCGCCAGCGGAGTGGTGCTGCGGGCGGGCTGGCTGCGCCCCGGCACGCATCTGGTGGCCATTGGTACCGATCAGCCCGGCAAACAGGAACTCGACCCGGAGCTTTTCCGCGATGCCCGCGTGGTGGTCGATGCCGCCGCACAATGCATAGAGAAGGGCGAAGTGCAACATGCCCTGCGGGCCGGGATCGTCACCGGCCCTCTCGACGAGATAGGCGAGGTGCTGCTCGGCCGCAAGCCCGGCCGCCAGAGCGACGATCAGATCACCATCTTCGATTCCACCGGCATGGCGATCCAGGACAACACAACCGCCGCCGTGTTGCTGCGCGAGGCCAAGGCGCGCGGCATCGGCAGATGTTTCGATTTTCTGACCCCGGCGGGATGA
- a CDS encoding threonine ammonia-lyase produces MQDHPTIEDIQAARPRIAPYIRHTQMVRADRIEPAVGCELYLKPETLQVTGAFKIRGALNTVLQLSPEQLARGLISSSSGNHAQGLSWAGRMLGAKVVLVLPTSSPQQKIDNTRALGAEVILYDGDTAARWKQVYRIAEEKGYETVHGFEDPRVMAGQGTIGCEILEELPDVDTVIVPLGGGGLISGVATALKALKPGVRVIGAEPALTPKYYRSWIKGERVSLPLLDTIADGLRISVPGQNPWPIIERHVDEIVTVEDTHIVAGMKALARDAKLLSEPSAAIGVGALLAGSITLRPNEKVCTILTGGNWGLHDLAEVYAETASAAGAA; encoded by the coding sequence ATGCAAGACCATCCCACGATAGAGGATATTCAGGCCGCCCGTCCGCGCATAGCGCCCTATATCCGGCACACGCAGATGGTGCGGGCCGACAGGATCGAACCGGCCGTGGGCTGCGAGCTCTACCTCAAACCCGAGACGCTTCAGGTCACTGGTGCCTTCAAAATTCGGGGCGCGCTCAATACCGTGCTGCAACTGTCCCCCGAGCAGCTCGCGCGGGGGCTGATCTCTTCCTCCTCCGGCAACCATGCGCAGGGCTTATCCTGGGCGGGGCGGATGCTGGGGGCGAAGGTGGTTCTGGTGCTGCCCACGTCCTCTCCACAGCAGAAAATCGACAACACACGCGCATTGGGTGCCGAGGTGATCCTCTACGATGGCGACACCGCCGCGCGCTGGAAGCAGGTCTACCGCATCGCGGAGGAAAAGGGCTATGAGACGGTGCATGGCTTCGAGGATCCGCGCGTCATGGCCGGACAGGGCACTATCGGCTGCGAGATCCTGGAGGAACTGCCCGATGTGGATACGGTGATCGTGCCCTTGGGCGGCGGCGGTCTGATCTCGGGCGTCGCCACGGCGCTCAAGGCGCTGAAACCCGGGGTGCGCGTAATAGGGGCTGAGCCCGCGTTGACACCCAAGTATTACCGGAGCTGGATCAAGGGCGAACGCGTGTCACTGCCGCTGCTCGACACCATCGCCGACGGGCTGCGTATCAGCGTGCCGGGCCAGAACCCCTGGCCCATCATCGAGCGCCACGTGGACGAGATCGTGACGGTGGAGGACACGCATATCGTCGCCGGGATGAAGGCGCTGGCGCGCGATGCCAAGCTGTTGAGCGAACCCTCCGCCGCCATCGGTGTTGGCGCCCTGCTCGCAGGGTCGATCACGCTCCGCCCCAACGAAAAGGTTTGCACCATTTTGACCGGCGGCAATTGGGGCCTGCATGACCTTGCGGAGGTCTATGCCGAAACGGCGTCGGCAGCGGGGGCGGCATGA
- a CDS encoding phosphotransferase, producing the protein MAERPEHRGADRPAELLARHYGIAAKIVPLASEVERTDEIRTPEGLRLILKTSSRAEARESFAFQSGVLAGLEGHGAVVAPRLIRTRDGSAMFHDGETCGYLQTRLDGTPLHSAAQTPALVFGTGRSLARLNLALGRCSPPGGGVRCCGTSDAGLSFPPCPVIWDRARSPTWCAAPWRSMPSRSPRIWRRLTGRSPTTIPARTTS; encoded by the coding sequence ATGGCCGAACGGCCGGAGCACCGCGGCGCGGACCGGCCCGCCGAGTTGCTGGCCCGACACTACGGGATCGCGGCAAAGATCGTGCCGCTTGCCTCAGAGGTGGAACGAACTGACGAGATCCGCACGCCCGAGGGCCTTCGCCTGATCCTCAAGACCTCCTCCCGGGCCGAGGCGCGGGAGAGCTTTGCATTCCAGTCCGGTGTGCTTGCCGGGCTCGAAGGCCATGGCGCGGTGGTCGCGCCCCGACTGATCCGGACGCGCGACGGCAGTGCGATGTTTCACGACGGGGAGACCTGCGGCTACCTCCAGACCCGGCTCGACGGCACGCCGCTGCATAGCGCGGCGCAGACACCGGCGCTGGTCTTCGGCACGGGACGGTCCCTCGCCCGGCTGAACCTTGCGCTCGGCCGCTGCAGCCCGCCTGGGGGGGGCGTCCGGTGCTGTGGCACGTCGGATGCTGGCCTGAGCTTTCCACCCTGTCCCGTCATCTGGGACCGGGCCCGCTCTCCGACTTGGTGCGCGGCGCCATGGCGGAGCATGCCGAGCAGGTCGCCCCGCATCTGGAGGCGCTTGACTGGCAGATCACCCACAACGATCCCAGCCCGCACAACATCTTGA
- a CDS encoding phosphotransferase enzyme family protein, whose amino-acid sequence MAEHAEQVAPHLEALDWQITHNDPSPHNILMTDSGAGFIDFGDGGWNPRLQDLAIAAGHMVTDAQQPLGGAEMLIAGYASVIPLSALDRRVLVGLMRARQAALVLINGWRSHLFPDQAAYINKNVARAERGLAILSRLDTLAAQAAIEKALSATPPAPNQEGIS is encoded by the coding sequence ATGGCGGAGCATGCCGAGCAGGTCGCCCCGCATCTGGAGGCGCTTGACTGGCAGATCACCCACAACGATCCCAGCCCGCACAACATCTTGATGACCGACAGCGGCGCGGGCTTCATAGATTTCGGCGACGGCGGCTGGAACCCGCGGCTTCAGGACCTGGCCATCGCCGCCGGACACATGGTCACCGATGCGCAGCAGCCGCTGGGCGGGGCAGAGATGCTGATCGCAGGCTATGCCAGCGTCATTCCCCTCTCCGCGCTCGACCGCCGGGTCCTTGTGGGCCTCATGCGGGCCCGGCAGGCGGCGCTCGTGCTCATCAATGGCTGGCGGTCCCATCTCTTTCCGGACCAGGCCGCATATATCAATAAGAACGTCGCACGGGCGGAACGCGGACTGGCAATCCTGTCGCGGCTCGACACGCTGGCCGCACAGGCCGCGATCGAGAAGGCGCTTTCTGCTACGCCACCCGCACCGAACCAGGAAGGTATAAGTTGA
- a CDS encoding aspartate aminotransferase family protein, whose translation MTTDLMPNRYRPGETKLPEREAALIARRDAVLGASYRLQYSTPVHFVRGEGMWLYDPDGRAYLDFYNNVPSLGHCHPEVTAAMAEQAALISANTRYLEPRLVDYAERLVATFPAAMDRVVFTCTGSESNDLALRIARHVSGNEGVIVSSYAYHGTSAAVAAVSPNLGDAVRLSPSVRMIDLPGPEGVPAGEAEAHFTAQVRAAIHDLDRRGIGVAALLFDSIFSSDGVWTDPPGFIAGGVEAVRAAGGLVIADEVQPGFGRTGSHMWGFQRHGIVPDLATLGKPMGNGFPIGAVVGRRDPMESFGQTARYSNTFAGSTVGIAAADAVLTVLKRDDIPGHAVRMGARMCDGLATLGERHAMLQEVRHAGLFIGVDIGTADTPAHRRRSMALDVVNSMRDEGVLISTTGANEDTLKVRPPLVCQPDHIDRFIETLDIVLGRVASEQ comes from the coding sequence ATGACCACAGACCTCATGCCCAACCGCTACCGTCCGGGCGAAACCAAGCTGCCGGAGCGCGAGGCGGCGCTGATCGCACGTCGCGACGCGGTTCTGGGCGCGTCCTATCGGCTGCAATATAGCACCCCGGTGCATTTCGTGCGCGGCGAGGGCATGTGGCTCTACGATCCTGATGGCCGAGCCTATCTCGATTTCTACAACAATGTGCCCTCTCTAGGTCACTGCCACCCCGAGGTCACCGCAGCAATGGCCGAACAGGCCGCGCTGATCAGCGCCAACACGCGCTATCTGGAGCCGCGGCTCGTCGACTATGCCGAACGGCTCGTCGCGACCTTCCCGGCGGCGATGGACCGCGTCGTCTTTACCTGCACAGGCAGCGAGTCGAACGACCTGGCGCTCAGGATCGCCCGCCACGTCAGCGGTAACGAAGGCGTCATCGTGTCGTCCTACGCCTATCACGGCACCAGCGCCGCGGTGGCGGCCGTGTCGCCGAACCTGGGTGACGCCGTCCGGCTCAGCCCCTCGGTGCGGATGATCGACCTGCCGGGGCCGGAAGGCGTTCCGGCCGGAGAGGCAGAGGCGCATTTCACCGCACAGGTCAGGGCTGCGATCCACGACCTGGACCGGCGCGGCATCGGTGTGGCCGCGCTGCTCTTCGACAGCATCTTCTCCAGCGACGGCGTCTGGACTGACCCGCCGGGCTTCATCGCGGGCGGCGTAGAGGCGGTGCGGGCCGCCGGCGGGCTGGTGATCGCCGACGAGGTGCAGCCCGGCTTTGGCCGCACAGGGTCGCATATGTGGGGGTTCCAACGGCACGGGATCGTGCCGGACCTTGCCACGCTGGGCAAACCAATGGGCAACGGTTTTCCCATCGGCGCCGTCGTGGGCCGCCGCGACCCGATGGAAAGTTTCGGACAAACGGCGCGCTATTCCAACACCTTTGCCGGCAGCACCGTAGGGATCGCCGCCGCCGATGCAGTGCTCACGGTGCTGAAGCGCGATGACATTCCGGGCCATGCCGTGCGGATGGGCGCGCGCATGTGTGACGGGCTGGCGACGCTGGGGGAGCGGCACGCGATGCTGCAGGAGGTCCGGCATGCCGGGCTCTTCATCGGCGTCGACATCGGCACGGCGGACACACCTGCGCACCGGCGCCGCAGCATGGCGTTGGACGTTGTAAACAGCATGCGGGACGAGGGCGTACTGATTAGCACCACGGGCGCGAACGAGGATACTCTGAAAGTCCGTCCGCCGCTCGTTTGCCAGCCGGACCATATTGACCGTTTTATCGAGACCCTCGACATAGTTCTTGGCCGGGTTGCAAGCGAACAATGA
- a CDS encoding N-acetyltransferase, which yields MDAYEAQVRPIAAKDRALLHELTVSVFWPHRDSDLDLLLQLGEGYIALDEIGRPLGSAMHFPTGGDFSMLGMMVTPPRLQARGGGRFLLQRLMKVCEGRDMRLNATRSGYRLYLSAGFRHAMTVYQHQGHIVRVPEVPAMPGLELTVLSPEDHVTVREMDSIAYGLDRRAAIDALLGVSSGVVAWRAGRPCGFALRRRFGKGDLIGPLAADTEETAVQIVAQLFRQAQGGFFRIDTPGENEALRGLVTAAGMRQFDTVTEMHLGANRRATEGMVHYGLAAHSLG from the coding sequence ATGGATGCTTACGAGGCGCAGGTGCGGCCGATCGCCGCCAAAGATCGTGCGCTGCTGCACGAGCTGACCGTCAGCGTCTTCTGGCCTCATCGGGACAGCGATCTGGACCTGCTGTTGCAGCTGGGCGAGGGCTATATCGCCTTGGACGAGATTGGCCGCCCGCTCGGCTCTGCCATGCATTTTCCAACCGGCGGGGATTTTTCCATGCTGGGCATGATGGTGACGCCGCCGCGGCTTCAGGCACGGGGCGGCGGGCGATTTCTCCTTCAACGGCTCATGAAAGTTTGCGAAGGGCGCGACATGCGCCTCAATGCGACCCGCTCCGGCTACAGACTATATCTGAGCGCCGGGTTCCGCCATGCGATGACTGTCTACCAACACCAAGGTCATATTGTGCGCGTGCCGGAGGTGCCAGCCATGCCCGGGCTCGAACTCACAGTGCTTTCGCCCGAGGATCACGTCACGGTTCGGGAGATGGACAGTATCGCTTACGGGCTGGACCGCAGAGCGGCAATCGACGCGCTGCTCGGGGTGTCCTCCGGTGTGGTGGCATGGCGCGCCGGACGGCCCTGCGGCTTTGCCCTACGGCGACGGTTCGGCAAGGGCGACCTGATCGGCCCACTGGCGGCCGATACCGAAGAGACCGCAGTCCAGATCGTGGCTCAGCTTTTCCGTCAGGCGCAGGGCGGCTTCTTTCGGATAGATACCCCCGGTGAGAACGAGGCCCTGCGCGGGCTGGTGACCGCCGCCGGTATGCGGCAGTTCGATACGGTGACGGAAATGCACCTTGGGGCAAACCGCCGCGCGACTGAGGGCATGGTCCACTACGGTCTAGCAGCACATTCTCTGGGCTGA